A genomic segment from Malaclemys terrapin pileata isolate rMalTer1 chromosome 1, rMalTer1.hap1, whole genome shotgun sequence encodes:
- the LOC128844519 gene encoding protein MIX23 — MAAPSEVRTCEDFAEFQELLRVMRTIDDRIVHELNTTLPTASFAGKVDAHQTCKELYQSLREAHASREKIIKSCIAQTSNVVKTLREEREKAQDDVALLKQLRQEQTKLKLMQSELNVEEVVNDRSWKVFNERCRIHYKPPKSQ, encoded by the exons ATGGCGGCGCCCAGCGAAGTCCGCACCTGCGAGGACTTTGCCGAGTTCCAG GAATTGCTCAGGGTGATGCGGACAATTGATGACAGAATAGTCCATGAATTAAATACTACACTTCCAACAGCTTCCTTTGCAGGGAAAGTCGATGCCCACCAAACCTGTAAAGAGCTCTACCAGTCT CTGAGGGAGGCTCATGCCAGCAGAGAGAAAATAATCAAAAGCTGTATTGCTCAGACTTCCAATGTAGTAAAAACTCTCCGAGAAGAGAGGGAGAAGGCCCAGGATGACGTAGCATTATTAAAGCAGCTCAGGCAAGAGCAGACAAAG TTGAAGCTGATGCAGTCTGAGTTGAATGTGGAAGAAGTAGTAAACGACAGAAGCTGGAAG GTATTTAATGAGCGCTGCAGAATTCACTACAAGCCTCCAAAGAGCCAATGA